Proteins co-encoded in one Streptosporangiales bacterium genomic window:
- the fdhD gene encoding formate dehydrogenase accessory sulfurtransferase FdhD, protein MGRVTDRRRVVRIEADRITRRPDTLVTEEPLEIRVGGSPVTVTMRTPGDDFDLVAGFLTTEGVVTKPSELLGLRYCLGKDDEGRHTYNVVDATLSEGTAAPSLDVTRNFYTTSSCGICGKASLDAVRVAQPYDVSTDPLHPSVATVVALPDRLREAQRVFDRTGGLHAAALFTADGELRCLREDVGRHNAVDKVVGWALREERLPLTGHILMVSGRASFELVQKALLAGLPMMVAVSAPSTLAVDLAADAGMTLVGFLRGDTMNVYAGAERLDGVEAS, encoded by the coding sequence CAGACGCGTGGTCCGCATCGAGGCCGACCGGATCACCAGGCGGCCCGACACGCTCGTGACCGAGGAACCGCTCGAGATCCGGGTGGGCGGCAGCCCGGTGACGGTGACCATGCGCACCCCGGGCGACGACTTCGACCTCGTGGCCGGCTTCCTCACCACCGAGGGCGTGGTCACCAAGCCGAGCGAGCTGCTCGGGCTCCGCTACTGCCTCGGTAAGGACGACGAGGGCCGCCACACCTACAACGTCGTCGACGCCACGCTGTCCGAGGGCACCGCCGCGCCCAGCCTCGACGTCACGCGCAACTTCTACACCACCAGCTCCTGTGGCATCTGCGGCAAGGCCAGCCTCGACGCCGTGCGCGTCGCGCAGCCGTACGACGTGTCGACCGACCCGCTCCACCCGAGTGTGGCGACCGTCGTCGCGCTGCCGGACCGGCTGCGCGAGGCGCAACGGGTGTTCGACCGCACCGGCGGACTCCACGCCGCCGCCCTGTTCACCGCCGACGGCGAGCTGCGCTGCCTGCGCGAGGACGTCGGCCGGCACAACGCCGTCGACAAGGTCGTCGGCTGGGCCCTGCGCGAGGAACGCCTGCCGCTCACCGGTCACATCCTCATGGTGAGCGGCCGCGCGTCGTTCGAGCTGGTGCAGAAGGCACTGCTCGCCGGGCTGCCGATGATGGTCGCGGTGTCCGCGCCCTCCACCCTCGCCGTCGACCTGGCGGCCGACGCGGGCATGACGCTCGTCGGGTTCCTGCGCGGCGACACCATGAACGTCTACGCCGGCGCCGAACGCCTCGACGGCGTCGAGGCGTCCTGA